TCCCGAATATCCAGAGAGCCTCAATCTCCTTTTTTCTGTCCATCATGTTGAAAACTGAAAGATTGCATCCGCTGTCCGCGAAATCCTCCGCGAAAAGGATATCTTCATTTATGAGATGTACTTCCACGAAACCCCTTTCCGGCGTCTCCACACGGCCCCAGCGCCCCGCCTTGAGCCACGCGCCGGCATGCCCCCTGCCTTGCCTTAACCGAGGGTTACTCTGTGTGGTAAGGACAGCTTTGCCGTGTTCTCCTCCGGGGTCCAGAAATCCCCTTATATCGAACTCACCGCCCAGGTAAACCCCGCCGCAGGCTTCCGGCGAGAACCAGGTTTTCAGAAGCGGCACCTCAGGCGTCATGGAGACTCTCCATGTAAGATCAAGAGAACCGTACTTTTTGTGATTCACCCTCCAGCGCATTTCCCAGCCTCTTTCCGGCAGACCGGCTGTAATGGTTTCAAACCTGTCCCAGGCGCAGTCAACGGTATCGAGTTTGAAGGGGTTATTCCTGTTGCCCATTATCCTGGGATGGATGCCTCCGAACCAGGGTTTCTCCCATGCGAAATCTGAAGGACCAGGGTGGGAAGACTGCAGGTTTTCTACGCCGTCCAGGAGCAGGCTGTACACATGTCCGAATTCCGAAGGGTCTATCAGAGCTTTCAATCTGCTGTTGGATATAGTGAGGATTCCATCATTTTCGGAAAGTTCGGGAAGTTCAGCCTTACCGCTGATTATCCGTGCGGGATAAACACTGTCCCTGCCGGCGATTCCAAGGGAAATTTCTACGATTCCAGCTTCGGTGACAGGTGCCGATATTGAATTACTGCTATTGACGGTGCCTTCAGCAGCAAGGGAGCCGTTTATTGCTATGGTGCTTTTGCGTTTTCCCAGGAGATTATGGGAAAGACTTAGTTCGTAACCTTCCCCCATTATCGGTTCAATATTGTGTTGAATGAAACTTACCTTATTCAACGAAGAACCGGTGTCCCAGCCAAGTATCCTTGCGTCACTCAGAAGATTTTTAAGATCTCCATTAGAAAGAAGTACTCTGAATGCGGGGGATTGAACACTTTCTCCGGGTGGTATTACAAACTCTTCTGTTTCAGGTCTGCCATGCTGCAGTTTCTCCCAGGAAGGGAACCAGGCCATAAGGGATTTTTTTCCGCTGGATATCGCAAGCCAGGGAGCGCCAAGTTCTGATATTTCCCTCGGGTAGTCCTCCGTCGTATCCGGAATCTGGTTGTACACTTCCCTGCAGGCGAAAATACCCTTCTTGAGTGGAATTATCCGGGCTCCGCCAACAAAGGGATATCCCCCTCCCCACCTTCCGGCGAAATTAACCCTCTGATCCGAGGGAGAGCCGTTAAAAACACTGCTGATTACCTCCAGGAAACCCGCAGGATCTATTCTATACTTGATCTCATGCTTCAATCCCGGACGGGATGGCCAGATTGTCCCGGCGATGATCTCACTACTGTTCAAAGTGATGTCGTACACCTGGTGCGGCAGGTCGGAATTCCAGTATGGGGGCCCTGCGGACATTCCTGCGAATCCGGCCATCTCTTCACTGTCATCCACTCCGGGAATCCATATGGTTCCCATGGCTCCCGTCCTGGATATTCCCAGCGTGATATTCTCACCCACTATAACGGCTGTTTTCCGGGTAAGGGCGGCTTCCGGGGTTCCCGTGAAGGGGCCCGAAACAAGGATGATCTTCTCCTCAGCGCCAGCTGCGCCATCGCAGAAAATGGTTAATCCCAGCTCGTTCAATCCGGGTTCGGTATCCGGCAGAGAAATGCTGATCCTTTTAAAAATATCGTCTCCCAGAGCATAATTCTCGTTAAGGAAAAGGTTTCCGTTAAGTCTGGCTTCCAGTCCGAAAGAATCAACCTCTGAATGTTTTCTGATGTCCAGCGAGAGTTCCTTCTGTTCCCGGGCAATTCTGCGTACCGGGGTTGATAGAATCGAAACAGGTTCCTCAGCCCTTATGCCTATGCCGATTTCAAGAGGATTTTTACCAGGCAGTACAGTGGATACTCTTGGAGATCTGTCCCTGTCGGGGACAGGCACTTCAACAGGTTCGGGAATAACATCAAAGCCGTCCGAAGCATCTTGAACGGTTACCGATTCCGGTGCAGTAAGATATTTGTGCGATTCTATTGAAAGTTCCTGCGGCAGGGAATTGCCCTCTATACCGATTCTCACAGCCTTTCCGTAGAAGATTTTCCCTCTGTTTGTCTTAACGGCAGCCGACAGGAATGGAGTTTGCAGGGATGACAGTATCCTTCCCCTTCTGTCGAATTCAGCCCTGAAACTTTTCTCTCCTATTTTGAAAAGGTAACTGAAAATCTCCCGACCGTCTTCGGTTCTCTGTTCATCAGGCTCAACCTCCAGTTCGCGGACGAAGCAATCGTACCAGTCGGTATCACCAAGAAATTCCCTGAATTCAGTTCTTCCAAGAAGGAACGGCATGTAATTCTGCATATAGACATTGCTGTCCGGAACCCAGAAGAAACCTGTTTTCTTGTACAGGGGCATCGCTTTTAGATTAGCGGGCCATGTGTGAAGATCAACACGGTAGAAACCGTCTTCGGCTGTTCTTCTAACAGCGTCAAGAAGGAGTTTTTTCCCCAGTTTCCTGCCGTGAAGGTCTGGCACTACATTAAGAAGCGCAACGTATGCGGCATCATGCTCTCCCCCATAGGGAGTTGTGCGGCAATAACCAACGATTCTTTCACCATCTATAGCAAGCACCGTATACAGCTTGCCGGAAGAATTCTCTTTCATTTCAACGCTATCGGCTGTGAATTCCGATGCTCCCAGAAATCCCGGAGGCCAGCCCTCTCTGCTCTCTGACCACATCGCTGCAACTGCTTCGGCATTGAGCTTCGTGTAAACCTCAAAACGTATGTCTGTCATATGAATCTCTTTTCGCGAATGCAGGTTTCGTATAGCGGGTAATTCCGAGTCGCTATTTTCCAAGGAACAGTGAACTGAGGCTCTTCCCTTCGTGGGTCCGCTTGATGGCCTCAGCGAATATTCTTGCTACAGAAAGAGTTTCGATTTTCGTAACAGGGCCCCCTATCACCTTTTCAGCGGCTTCGGTATCGAACTCCACCGTATCCGTTACGTACAGTTTCGTCATGGGGCTTTCCTCGATCCTTCGAACGGCGTTGCCGGAGAGGATTCCATGGGTAACGAAAGCGTAGATATCTTTTGCGCCCCGTTCCATAGCGATCTCCGCGCACATGACCAAACTTTTACCGGAAAGTGTTTCGTCATCGTTCATGATGACAGTTCTCCCCGAAAGGTCATCTATACCCTCTACTGTTTTTACATGAGGGGTTTCACTGTCATCTATCCTGACCTTTTTCACGTAGCCTGTCTGAATATCGGGAGATCTTCCTTCTTCCTTCAAGGAACGGGCTACATGCATAGCCAGGAAATCGTTGTTCATTATGCTGCCGGTATCCGGAGCTACAAAAGCAAGTTTGTCAGAATCGAAAGATACGATCTTATCAAGAAAAACTTCGTCCGCATGCAGCTGATCAACCGGGATATCGCTGAAACCCTGGCTCTGGGGGCAGTGAAGAGTCATGGTTAGAACGCGGTCTGCCCGAACCGATTCAAGCATGTCAAACATCATCTTGGCGGTTATGGCGATTCTGGGTTTATCCTTTTTGTCGCTTCTTGCGTACGGAAAATAAGGAGTAACTGCTGTTATCCTTCCAGCACTGTCTTTCAGAGCGTAAATCATCTGAAACAGCTCCAGTATGTCACCGGAAACTGTACCGAAGGCATTGTCTCGGTCCTGAAAAATGGATCGGTCTCCCGATTGTATTACGAATACGTCCTTTTCGCGAACGGATTCTCCAACGAAATTCACCATGAGGTTGCCGTTCGAAAACTGTACAAAATCCACGGGTTCGGGTTCTATCCCGAGAATTTCACATATACGGAATCCTAGTGATTGACTGGACCTTCCACAGCATATGGCTATTTTGCCAAACATTTCACCCTCCGTTGCCTGAAATCAGATTGCTGAAAGAATTTCCCAATTTTCGTCTACAGTTCCGAGAAGAAGGTTGAGCATCACCGCGAAGGAATTATATCCCAACCCGTCTTCCGTTGAAAAAGTATACATTGCTGTTACTTCCCCGGTTTCTATATCGCTTGCGAACTTGACCCATGTATTGTTCCAGTTGAGCTGAGCTAGTGTTTCGAGGGCAGCCGTTCTTTCGGCCCCGGATTCGGGCACTATTCCGGGAGTAAGAGCCACAAGAAGACAGCCTTCCATTTCAGAATCTACAAGAATGTACATGTAGGGAATTTGAGAACTGTCGGCGGTTGTAGCAAGCAGTATAAACTCGTTTTCAACTCTTTCATAAACCAGATCCTCACCGATCCGGTCAAGGTATCCCGCGACCATATCACCACTTACCTCTGCAAAAGAAACTGCTGTTATACCCAGCAATATGAAAACTACCTTCTTCAAACTAAACCTCCAATATAGGATTATGCATATGAAATAAAGACAATTATATTATGCTCATTGAAAGAGCTTTCGGGAAGTGTTGTTATGAAAGCCCTGTTACTTTCTGTAAAAACGTGTTTCCCGCTGCCAATCAGCGGGATTACTGCATTTAAATAACCGGAGGCGGGAATGGATCGCAAAGTCAGGGTTCTGATAGGAAAACCAGGCCTGGATGGACATGACCGGGGAGCCAAGTACATAGCTAGAGCACTCAGAGATGCAGGAATGGAAGTCATCTATACCGGTATCCGCCAAACACCTGAAGCAATTGCCAACGCAGCCATTCAGGAGGACGTTGACTTCGTCGGCCTCTCTCTTCTTTCCGGAGCTCATAACCACCTTTTCCCTGAAGTGGCCAGAATTCTAAAAGAAAAGGGTGGCTCGGACATCATCCTTTTCGGCGGAGGTGTTATCCCGGAGGAAGATATCCCGGGTCTTAAAGAGGTTGGTTTCAAAGCCATTTTCACACCGGGAACTGCCTCGACAGAGGTTGTTAACTTCATTGAGCTGGAAACCCAGACTCGCTGAATCACCTGCAGAATCAATTCAGCCGGAGGTAAACTTGCTTTCCAGCGAGACAGATAAATTCGCGCATATGGTGCGAAATTGTGACGTAAGAGGGCTTGCGAGAGTTCTTTCAATGGTTGAAAACGGCCATACCCTGGCGCCCTCGATTATGCATTCTCTTTACAACCCTGAACGGTCAAGCCTTACGGTTGGAATCACCGGTCCCCCGGGAGCCGGGAAGAGTACGCTTACAAATCGCCTGATAACCTTCTGGAGAGCGCACGATAATAAAGTGGGCGTTATTGCCGTAGATCCTTCCTCTCCCTTTTCCGGAGGAGCTCTGCTGGGGGACAGGGTCAGAATGCAGGATCATGCTTCCGATCCCCTGGTATTTATCCGCAGCATGGGAAGCAGGGGGCATCTTGGGGGACTTTCGGGAGCCACAAGAGATGCTCTGGAAGTTCTTGCCGCTGCGTCTTACGATCCGGTGCTCGTTGAAACCGTGGGAGTTGGTCAGGCGGAAGTTGAGATAGCCTCCCTTGCCGATATTACTCTTCTTGTTCTGGTCCCCGGACTGGGAGATGAGGTTCAGACCATGAAAGCCGGAATAATGGAAATCGCGGACATCATAGTTCTCAACAAGGCTGACAGACCAGAGATAGAACAGCTTGAGATGTCGGTAAACGCCAGCCTTGAACTTCTCCCCGATCAGGCCGAACGACCCCCGGTTGTAAGATGTTCCGCCCGGACAGGGGAAGGAATTGAACTTCTCACAGAGACTATAACAAGTTACATCTCTTCGTTAACCGAACGGAAGGAAATAGTCCAAAGACGAACTTCATTGATCCTTGGCAGTATCATCCGTGAAAAGGGAAGGAATATTGCCCGAAAACTGGTTTCTGACAGGTACGGAAGCGTTGAAGAAGCTGTAGAATCCATCCTTAAGGGTGAAACTACTCCCTATGGTATAGGTGAAATGCTTTCTGAATTTATTGATAATAAACGGGAGAGTGAAAATGAGTATTAAAGGGATTGATCACATCGGTATTGCAGTTGAGAACCTGGAGGCGTCAATCCCGTTCTACCGGGATAGCCTTGGGCTGAAATTCCTTGGGATCGAGGAAGTCCCGTCCCAGAAGGTTCGCGTAGGGATGTTCAGCGTTGGCGAATCCAGAATAGAGCTTCTTGAACCAACTTCGGAAGACAGCCCGATCG
The genomic region above belongs to Candidatus Aegiribacteria sp. and contains:
- a CDS encoding GNAT family N-acetyltransferase, whose product is MTDIRFEVYTKLNAEAVAAMWSESREGWPPGFLGASEFTADSVEMKENSSGKLYTVLAIDGERIVGYCRTTPYGGEHDAAYVALLNVVPDLHGRKLGKKLLLDAVRRTAEDGFYRVDLHTWPANLKAMPLYKKTGFFWVPDSNVYMQNYMPFLLGRTEFREFLGDTDWYDCFVRELEVEPDEQRTEDGREIFSYLFKIGEKSFRAEFDRRGRILSSLQTPFLSAAVKTNRGKIFYGKAVRIGIEGNSLPQELSIESHKYLTAPESVTVQDASDGFDVIPEPVEVPVPDRDRSPRVSTVLPGKNPLEIGIGIRAEEPVSILSTPVRRIAREQKELSLDIRKHSEVDSFGLEARLNGNLFLNENYALGDDIFKRISISLPDTEPGLNELGLTIFCDGAAGAEEKIILVSGPFTGTPEAALTRKTAVIVGENITLGISRTGAMGTIWIPGVDDSEEMAGFAGMSAGPPYWNSDLPHQVYDITLNSSEIIAGTIWPSRPGLKHEIKYRIDPAGFLEVISSVFNGSPSDQRVNFAGRWGGGYPFVGGARIIPLKKGIFACREVYNQIPDTTEDYPREISELGAPWLAISSGKKSLMAWFPSWEKLQHGRPETEEFVIPPGESVQSPAFRVLLSNGDLKNLLSDARILGWDTGSSLNKVSFIQHNIEPIMGEGYELSLSHNLLGKRKSTIAINGSLAAEGTVNSSNSISAPVTEAGIVEISLGIAGRDSVYPARIISGKAELPELSENDGILTISNSRLKALIDPSEFGHVYSLLLDGVENLQSSHPGPSDFAWEKPWFGGIHPRIMGNRNNPFKLDTVDCAWDRFETITAGLPERGWEMRWRVNHKKYGSLDLTWRVSMTPEVPLLKTWFSPEACGGVYLGGEFDIRGFLDPGGEHGKAVLTTQSNPRLRQGRGHAGAWLKAGRWGRVETPERGFVEVHLINEDILFAEDFADSGCNLSVFNMMDRKKEIEALWIFG
- the meaB gene encoding methylmalonyl Co-A mutase-associated GTPase MeaB; protein product: MLSSETDKFAHMVRNCDVRGLARVLSMVENGHTLAPSIMHSLYNPERSSLTVGITGPPGAGKSTLTNRLITFWRAHDNKVGVIAVDPSSPFSGGALLGDRVRMQDHASDPLVFIRSMGSRGHLGGLSGATRDALEVLAAASYDPVLVETVGVGQAEVEIASLADITLLVLVPGLGDEVQTMKAGIMEIADIIVLNKADRPEIEQLEMSVNASLELLPDQAERPPVVRCSARTGEGIELLTETITSYISSLTERKEIVQRRTSLILGSIIREKGRNIARKLVSDRYGSVEEAVESILKGETTPYGIGEMLSEFIDNKRESENEY
- a CDS encoding ribose-phosphate pyrophosphokinase, whose protein sequence is MFGKIAICCGRSSQSLGFRICEILGIEPEPVDFVQFSNGNLMVNFVGESVREKDVFVIQSGDRSIFQDRDNAFGTVSGDILELFQMIYALKDSAGRITAVTPYFPYARSDKKDKPRIAITAKMMFDMLESVRADRVLTMTLHCPQSQGFSDIPVDQLHADEVFLDKIVSFDSDKLAFVAPDTGSIMNNDFLAMHVARSLKEEGRSPDIQTGYVKKVRIDDSETPHVKTVEGIDDLSGRTVIMNDDETLSGKSLVMCAEIAMERGAKDIYAFVTHGILSGNAVRRIEESPMTKLYVTDTVEFDTEAAEKVIGGPVTKIETLSVARIFAEAIKRTHEGKSLSSLFLGK
- a CDS encoding cobalamin B12-binding domain-containing protein encodes the protein MDRKVRVLIGKPGLDGHDRGAKYIARALRDAGMEVIYTGIRQTPEAIANAAIQEDVDFVGLSLLSGAHNHLFPEVARILKEKGGSDIILFGGGVIPEEDIPGLKEVGFKAIFTPGTASTEVVNFIELETQTR
- a CDS encoding YbjN domain-containing protein, producing the protein MKKVVFILLGITAVSFAEVSGDMVAGYLDRIGEDLVYERVENEFILLATTADSSQIPYMYILVDSEMEGCLLVALTPGIVPESGAERTAALETLAQLNWNNTWVKFASDIETGEVTAMYTFSTEDGLGYNSFAVMLNLLLGTVDENWEILSAI